From the unidentified bacterial endosymbiont genome, one window contains:
- the mraZ gene encoding division/cell wall cluster transcriptional repressor MraZ, translating to MFRGATLVNLDSKGRLSVPMRYRDQLIENASGQMVCTIDINSPCLLLYPLPEWEIIEQKLSRLSSMNPQERRVQRLLLGHASECQMDNAGRLLIAPVLRQHAGLTKEVMLVGQFNKFELWDETTWYQQVKEDIDAEQNDSETLSERLQDLSL from the coding sequence ATGTTCCGTGGAGCAACGTTAGTTAACCTCGACAGCAAAGGTCGCTTATCGGTACCAATGCGATACCGTGACCAGTTGATCGAGAATGCTTCAGGTCAAATGGTGTGCACCATTGACATCAACTCCCCCTGCCTGCTGCTTTATCCCTTGCCTGAATGGGAAATTATTGAGCAAAAGCTGTCGCGACTGTCGAGCATGAACCCGCAGGAACGCCGCGTACAGCGGTTGTTATTGGGTCATGCCAGTGAGTGTCAGATGGATAATGCAGGGCGATTACTGATTGCGCCTGTGTTGCGGCAACATGCCGGTCTGACTAAAGAAGTGATGCTGGTCGGACAGTTCAACAAGTTTGAACTGTGGGATGAAACGACCTGGTATCAACAGGTCAAGGAAGATATCGACGCTGAGCAGAACGATTCCGAAACGCTATCGGAACGGCTGCAGGACTTGTCTCTATAA